The following are encoded in a window of Candidatus Aegiribacteria sp. genomic DNA:
- a CDS encoding C10 family peptidase: protein MRFTIVFMSIPLFLFGVLNAIPVDRYEALNVIKSKLIRDGQDADFSIADCIVLEGGQGNETLAFAFELSPAGYIVTSADNELPPVIAFSYSNNCRVEGEENSVLLDMIKTDMELRLSSLHDAPSELLQLHRTWWEEYSSGKYVLLSDHLREQWPPAGTTPTEGWLMENWTQSAPYNNYCPMDLTSSSRSLAGCPAVAMASILNFEETTKGTQFSDADDYQHNYYENYWIDDDHIAHDFPSWPELNVYLDTLENHYINHETITSSDKAALVYACGAACKQVYSASGSGTYGVGQAYDAYLKFNFTSCSLLEASSDSLYERLSENMIGAMPAHLAVVDAEPPTCGHNLIIDGYNTDEFYHLNFGWGGSYNGWYQFPLSGMPYSLNIIEGIILDIGEGLLSVEGESSSDENTSFLILSCPVNPVSDCLDVNITVMRECRVNVSVYGISGRLLETIADEEFNQGSHRISWVPGNAVSGVYIVRASGLHGTETVKFTLLE from the coding sequence ATGAGGTTTACCATCGTATTCATGTCCATTCCCCTGTTTCTCTTCGGTGTTCTGAACGCAATACCGGTTGACCGGTACGAAGCCCTGAACGTTATCAAATCGAAACTGATCCGTGACGGACAGGATGCTGATTTCTCAATTGCTGACTGCATCGTTCTTGAAGGAGGTCAGGGAAACGAGACTCTGGCGTTCGCCTTCGAACTGAGCCCTGCGGGATATATAGTAACATCTGCCGATAACGAGCTGCCTCCCGTGATAGCTTTTTCCTATTCTAACAACTGCAGGGTTGAAGGTGAGGAGAACAGTGTTCTTCTTGACATGATAAAAACGGATATGGAACTGAGGCTATCATCCCTGCATGATGCTCCTTCGGAACTGCTTCAGCTGCATCGTACATGGTGGGAAGAGTATTCCTCTGGTAAATATGTGCTGTTGTCCGACCATCTTAGAGAACAGTGGCCTCCTGCGGGAACTACCCCCACAGAAGGATGGCTCATGGAAAACTGGACTCAGAGTGCGCCCTATAATAACTATTGCCCCATGGATCTGACTTCAAGTTCCAGAAGTCTTGCCGGTTGTCCCGCAGTTGCTATGGCATCAATTCTGAATTTTGAGGAAACAACAAAAGGTACACAGTTCAGTGACGCTGACGATTATCAACATAATTACTATGAGAATTACTGGATAGACGATGATCACATAGCCCACGATTTCCCTTCCTGGCCCGAGTTGAACGTATATCTGGATACACTGGAAAACCACTATATAAACCATGAAACAATTACTTCTTCAGATAAAGCTGCTCTTGTATACGCCTGCGGCGCGGCGTGCAAACAGGTTTATTCCGCATCCGGCTCCGGTACTTACGGGGTTGGCCAGGCCTACGATGCCTACCTGAAGTTCAACTTCACCAGCTGCAGTCTTCTCGAAGCATCTTCAGACAGCCTTTACGAGAGGCTATCGGAAAATATGATAGGCGCCATGCCGGCTCATCTTGCCGTTGTGGACGCGGAGCCACCGACCTGCGGCCATAATCTTATCATCGATGGCTACAACACCGATGAATTCTATCACCTGAATTTCGGCTGGGGTGGAAGTTACAACGGCTGGTATCAGTTCCCTCTGTCAGGAATGCCTTACAGCTTGAATATCATTGAGGGAATTATACTTGACATCGGTGAAGGATTGCTGTCAGTTGAAGGTGAATCATCATCTGATGAAAATACTTCCTTTCTGATCCTTTCATGCCCGGTAAATCCGGTTTCGGATTGTCTTGATGTTAACATAACGGTCATGCGGGAATGCAGGGTAAATGTATCCGTTTACGGTATATCAGGACGTCTACTTGAGACAATCGCTGATGAGGAATTCAATCAGGGATCCCACCGCATAAGCTGGGTTCCGGGAAATGCGGTAAGCGGGGTTTACATTGTAAGGGCTTCAGGTCTCCACGGAACGGAAACCGTTAAGTTCACTCTGCTTGAATAA
- a CDS encoding CsgG/HfaB family protein, with translation MRNVKTLAAVLITIGLLLSGCMTTTQLATLGVPLNYARSPVLDSRAQWRTVILPPSATPTCRLTDVSGLSDYAGMALLRTGQFSLVDRSVIDQLLQEQEFSYSGVVDQATAVQLGKLLGAEAVMTINIGPITHDSFWDDEPAQRDASLHVKIVSVETSEVLYTSTGEGTCFEGAEGALKMALEVSLMGLTQQ, from the coding sequence TTGAGAAATGTTAAAACTTTAGCAGCTGTTCTTATCACTATAGGACTGCTTCTGTCCGGTTGCATGACTACTACCCAGCTGGCTACTCTCGGAGTGCCTTTGAATTATGCCAGGTCTCCTGTTCTTGATTCCAGGGCTCAATGGAGGACTGTAATACTGCCTCCATCGGCAACTCCTACATGCAGGCTTACCGATGTGAGCGGATTGAGTGATTACGCCGGGATGGCTCTGCTGAGAACGGGTCAATTCTCACTGGTGGACAGATCGGTTATCGATCAGCTTCTACAGGAGCAGGAATTCTCCTATTCCGGTGTGGTTGATCAGGCTACCGCTGTTCAGCTGGGCAAGCTTCTTGGAGCTGAGGCGGTAATGACGATAAATATCGGCCCCATCACGCATGACAGCTTCTGGGACGATGAACCTGCGCAGCGTGATGCAAGCCTTCATGTTAAAATTGTCTCAGTTGAGACTTCAGAGGTGCTCTACACATCCACCGGCGAAGGCACATGCTTTGAAGGAGCCGAAGGGGCTTTGAAAATGGCCCTCGAGGTTTCCCTGATGGGTCTTACACAGCAATAA
- a CDS encoding flagellar assembly protein T N-terminal domain-containing protein, with translation MKYTALILICLAAACTQQMIVPNTASTSVSQSSDVSEITPVLPNETEILAEGIAALEYQGGIDIARDHAIDDALRKAVEQGVGAYINSETQVNNFQLISDEIYSRTRGYVSSYRIINEEQDGDLYRVVIRAVVNTDGIENDLAAIGILLGEQGRPRIMVVVKEFSEMSDLSDGSSMGSIMFETMLLDHFREQGFPVVDAATVAGILEKDQIRLILEGDDRTAALIGLEAGAEIIITGTVLHRATSQMIAGSPREIFEFQVSNRAINTRTGSVLAGSAMTVALPFSESQARIRAADSTASQLASGILDGWIRGENITVIVAANADFNDVQALRSELRLKLRGVLDVITRDFIGSRATLEVISETSTEEVIDEISSGELDVEFQITGMSGNRVEIIFTE, from the coding sequence ATGAAATACACAGCACTCATACTCATATGTCTTGCAGCAGCTTGTACACAACAGATGATTGTGCCGAATACAGCTTCCACCTCCGTTTCGCAATCCTCAGATGTTTCTGAAATCACTCCTGTTTTGCCGAATGAAACCGAAATCCTCGCGGAGGGTATAGCGGCACTGGAGTACCAGGGCGGAATTGATATTGCTCGAGACCACGCAATCGATGATGCGCTTAGAAAAGCAGTGGAGCAAGGAGTAGGAGCGTATATCAACTCCGAAACACAGGTAAACAACTTCCAGTTGATCTCCGACGAAATCTACTCCAGAACGAGGGGCTACGTTTCAAGCTACAGGATAATTAATGAGGAGCAGGATGGAGACCTTTATAGAGTTGTTATCCGGGCAGTGGTAAATACGGATGGCATTGAGAACGACCTTGCCGCTATAGGTATACTGCTGGGAGAACAGGGACGACCAAGAATTATGGTTGTAGTGAAAGAGTTCTCTGAAATGTCCGATCTGTCCGATGGCAGTTCGATGGGCAGCATAATGTTCGAAACAATGCTGCTTGATCACTTCAGGGAGCAGGGATTCCCGGTGGTGGACGCGGCTACAGTTGCGGGCATACTGGAAAAGGATCAGATCAGGCTCATACTGGAGGGAGATGACCGGACAGCGGCGCTTATAGGTCTTGAGGCCGGTGCTGAGATTATTATCACGGGAACGGTTCTGCACAGGGCCACTTCACAGATGATCGCCGGATCTCCCAGGGAAATATTCGAGTTTCAGGTCAGCAACCGTGCGATTAACACAAGAACAGGCAGCGTGCTAGCGGGTTCAGCCATGACCGTAGCGCTTCCATTCAGTGAGAGCCAGGCACGGATTCGGGCAGCGGACAGCACAGCAAGCCAGCTTGCTTCCGGCATTCTGGACGGCTGGATCCGGGGGGAGAATATCACAGTCATTGTGGCGGCAAACGCTGATTTTAATGATGTCCAGGCTCTTCGTTCTGAACTTCGCCTCAAACTGAGGGGGGTTTTGGATGTGATAACAAGGGACTTCATCGGTTCAAGAGCAACTCTGGAGGTGATATCGGAAACCTCTACCGAAGAGGTTATCGATGAAATATCCAGCGGAGAACTCGATGTTGAATTTCAGATTACCGGCATGTCCGGAAACCGCGTTGAGATTATATTCACCGAGTGA
- a CDS encoding PIN domain-containing protein, producing the protein MKIIVDTCIWSAALRRTKQVQSVAVEELRCLITDHRVQMIGPIRQEVLSGIRDASQFQRLSQHMESFPDLQILTEDYVMAAKYFNLCRGKGIQGSNKDFLICAVAIHRKYAVFTTDGDFDMFAEHIPVVLHKTLKH; encoded by the coding sequence ATGAAGATCATTGTTGACACATGCATCTGGTCTGCAGCACTCCGGAGGACCAAACAGGTCCAATCGGTGGCTGTAGAGGAACTGCGATGTCTTATTACCGACCACCGCGTCCAGATGATCGGTCCTATAAGGCAAGAGGTTCTTTCGGGAATCCGGGATGCGTCACAGTTTCAACGTTTGTCACAACACATGGAGAGTTTCCCGGACCTGCAGATACTGACCGAAGACTATGTGATGGCCGCAAAGTACTTTAACCTTTGCCGCGGGAAAGGAATTCAGGGCTCCAACAAAGACTTCTTAATTTGTGCGGTCGCTATCCACAGGAAGTATGCAGTGTTCACCACGGATGGTGACTTTGATATGTTTGCAGAACATATCCCAGTGGTATTGCACAAGACCCTAAAGCACTAA
- a CDS encoding esterase family protein — MIRQYANKVLAIVTGLILIGCHQAQTTAQEIASRHETTLQWVTPIVSAPRLQHCIFYSAAAESEVSYHIYTPELYDTEGTRRFPVLFWLHGHGGGLNGIPYLVKSFDLAIRAGEMPPVLIVFPNGLFESMWCNSKDGRVPMETIVVEELVPHIDSVFRTIASPEARLIEGFSMGGYGAARLGFRYHDIFGAVSTLGAGPLQREFYPSIGPSGMALSRERVLRDVYGSDQEYFRTQSPWVLAEQNAFALSSNSHLRIAIGDRDETLDFNRDFDSHLTNLGIPHTFEVLPDIGHNTMALFNALGDSNWEFYRNVFGPEVPADGL; from the coding sequence GTGATTCGGCAATATGCGAACAAGGTTTTAGCGATCGTTACAGGTTTAATCCTCATTGGTTGCCATCAAGCACAAACCACTGCTCAAGAGATAGCTTCAAGACATGAAACAACGCTTCAGTGGGTAACACCCATAGTTAGCGCACCTCGTCTCCAGCACTGCATATTCTACAGTGCAGCGGCAGAGTCAGAAGTCAGCTACCACATTTACACACCGGAGCTTTACGATACGGAAGGAACACGCCGTTTTCCGGTGTTGTTCTGGCTGCATGGTCATGGTGGAGGTTTGAATGGAATTCCATATCTCGTGAAAAGCTTCGATCTCGCCATCCGCGCAGGGGAAATGCCCCCTGTACTTATCGTTTTCCCCAATGGGCTATTCGAAAGCATGTGGTGCAACTCGAAGGATGGAAGGGTGCCAATGGAGACGATAGTTGTGGAAGAACTGGTTCCGCACATTGATTCAGTCTTTCGCACCATTGCTTCACCGGAGGCTCGGCTTATTGAAGGTTTCAGCATGGGCGGTTACGGCGCGGCACGATTAGGCTTCAGGTATCATGACATATTCGGCGCAGTTTCGACATTGGGAGCTGGACCGCTGCAACGTGAGTTTTACCCATCAATCGGTCCTTCAGGGATGGCCCTCTCCCGCGAGAGAGTGCTACGCGATGTTTACGGGAGCGACCAGGAGTATTTCAGGACACAGAGCCCATGGGTACTGGCGGAACAGAATGCATTTGCTTTAAGTAGCAATTCTCACTTGCGCATAGCGATCGGCGACCGTGATGAAACCCTGGACTTCAATCGCGACTTTGATTCGCATCTGACAAACCTTGGTATTCCCCACACCTTTGAAGTACTACCTGACATCGGTCACAATACCATGGCGCTTTTCAATGCGCTGGGTGATAGCAACTGGGAATTCTACCGCAATGTATTCGGTCCCGAAGTTCCTGCCGACGGCCTATGA
- a CDS encoding type II toxin-antitoxin system RelE/ParE family toxin, whose protein sequence is MTYCIEILRSAQKQLSKINRQDQDRIISSIESLANNPRPDGCKMLSGRPAWRIRIGSYRVIYEIQDEILIVLIVRIGHRREIYR, encoded by the coding sequence GTGACTTACTGCATAGAAATCCTTCGCTCTGCCCAAAAGCAGCTAAGCAAGATTAATCGTCAAGATCAGGATCGTATTATTTCCTCAATTGAATCTCTCGCAAACAACCCACGCCCAGATGGATGCAAAATGCTATCCGGGCGTCCTGCCTGGCGAATAAGAATAGGATCATACAGAGTGATTTATGAAATCCAGGATGAGATACTGATTGTACTTATTGTTAGGATTGGCCACCGTAGAGAGATCTACAGGTAG
- a CDS encoding GNAT family N-acetyltransferase, with amino-acid sequence MLTLRAATEADLDFMVRIDLADEGITHEYPQHHTKSDFARCRQKLISYINGFRAGVWVYEDRASLRMVGLIICRFRDLLIEPSTDANLFLLKHLDRSIFPENGRFTELYQLWVDPEFRRQGLATNLKRHIEIESLHRSVNMIYTHTEEANSHVIDLNLKLGYREVRRGPIWDEVIRVSLIKDLTTVELNQI; translated from the coding sequence TTGCTTACACTTCGCGCTGCAACTGAAGCAGATCTCGACTTCATGGTGCGCATTGATTTGGCGGATGAAGGAATCACACACGAATATCCACAGCACCACACGAAATCGGATTTTGCTCGGTGTCGGCAAAAACTGATATCCTACATTAATGGTTTCAGGGCTGGTGTATGGGTGTATGAAGACCGAGCCTCATTACGTATGGTTGGCTTAATCATTTGTCGATTTCGAGATTTGCTGATTGAGCCATCTACAGATGCCAATTTGTTTCTCTTAAAGCACCTTGATAGGAGTATTTTCCCAGAAAATGGACGGTTCACTGAGCTCTATCAACTCTGGGTAGATCCGGAATTTCGAAGGCAAGGGCTTGCTACAAATCTGAAGCGACATATTGAAATCGAGTCACTACATCGTTCTGTAAACATGATCTACACGCACACAGAGGAAGCAAATTCGCACGTGATCGACCTAAACCTGAAACTCGGTTACCGGGAGGTTCGCAGAGGCCCTATCTGGGACGAAGTAATTCGAGTGAGTCTGATCAAAGACTTGACTACTGTCGAGTTGAATCAAATCTGA
- a CDS encoding type II toxin-antitoxin system HicB family antitoxin, protein MPLKNDLYTYRVTWSDEDQEYVGSCTEFPSLSWLTETQESALEGIRQLVANVISDMKKNKEKIPVPISIRKYSGKFMVRIPPEVHRKLAEIAAEEGVSINRLVSARLAK, encoded by the coding sequence ATGCCACTGAAAAATGATCTTTATACATACAGAGTAACATGGTCCGATGAAGATCAGGAGTATGTTGGTTCATGCACGGAATTCCCTAGCTTGAGCTGGCTTACTGAAACTCAGGAATCAGCTCTTGAGGGAATAAGGCAGCTTGTGGCTAATGTTATCTCTGATATGAAGAAAAATAAAGAAAAAATACCAGTTCCGATTTCAATCAGGAAATATAGCGGCAAGTTCATGGTGCGGATTCCTCCCGAAGTTCATCGCAAACTTGCTGAAATTGCAGCAGAAGAGGGAGTGAGTATCAACCGATTGGTAAGCGCAAGATTAGCAAAATAA
- a CDS encoding phage integrase N-terminal SAM-like domain-containing protein, which yields MIEDMQLAGFNERTQVSYSSAVRKLVDFCMKPADKITEKDIRSYFLYVKNEKKWACAINPLLVMVLSQ from the coding sequence ATGATTGAGGATATGCAGCTTGCGGGCTTCAATGAGAGAACGCAAGTTTCATACAGCAGCGCAGTTCGAAAGCTTGTAGACTTTTGCATGAAACCGGCTGATAAAATCACCGAGAAAGATATTCGCAGTTACTTTCTCTATGTGAAGAATGAGAAGAAGTGGGCGTGTGCTATCAACCCTTTACTCGTCATGGTTCTATCTCAATAG
- a CDS encoding PQQ-binding-like beta-propeller repeat protein, producing MDNTVLWTAPVTGDVHEFPTPVVVNGIVYYPQNMGGDSLYALNAATGDLIWKYRAGGNDDAVTVMDGLLYSPSDSLYCLDALTGERIWATFSANVYGNTPVVTDGRVYCGSHTSNCSDIYCLDAYTGAEIWRDTLSGGISSCMAVWNDMVFIPTYAPGQETPLYAVDAITGAIIWENTDAFAGYWDSSPIVVDSAVYINGHDGKLFFADQNWGGSYHCLEAPTGSTIWSLPGYQHGSSGITDGVVFYGESYFPDGAKVYALDCETGSELWSYQTGGMFIQSSPAITDGVVYIAGTDWNLPADLLYVPVRIHSTLRQQYLSSFPSRDGRQ from the coding sequence GTGGACAACACTGTTCTCTGGACTGCGCCCGTTACTGGAGATGTGCATGAATTCCCCACTCCTGTTGTCGTAAACGGAATCGTTTACTATCCCCAGAACATGGGTGGTGATTCCCTATATGCCCTTAATGCCGCTACAGGAGACTTGATCTGGAAATACAGGGCTGGAGGAAATGATGATGCTGTAACTGTAATGGATGGACTTCTCTACAGCCCCAGCGATTCCCTCTACTGCCTGGATGCTCTGACAGGTGAAAGGATCTGGGCTACATTCAGTGCGAATGTTTATGGAAACACGCCTGTGGTAACTGATGGAAGAGTATACTGTGGGAGTCATACTTCAAACTGTTCTGACATTTACTGTCTTGATGCATACACAGGTGCAGAAATATGGAGGGATACTCTATCCGGTGGCATATCCAGCTGCATGGCAGTCTGGAACGACATGGTCTTTATTCCAACATACGCACCTGGTCAGGAGACACCTTTGTATGCCGTGGATGCTATTACTGGAGCGATCATCTGGGAGAATACGGATGCCTTCGCGGGCTACTGGGACTCTTCTCCAATTGTTGTTGACAGTGCGGTCTATATAAACGGGCATGACGGTAAACTTTTCTTTGCTGATCAGAACTGGGGAGGTTCCTATCACTGTCTTGAAGCACCAACCGGCAGCACCATATGGTCTTTGCCAGGTTACCAACATGGCTCCTCCGGCATTACAGATGGAGTAGTCTTCTATGGTGAATCCTATTTTCCAGACGGAGCAAAAGTATATGCATTGGATTGCGAAACTGGATCAGAGCTGTGGTCTTACCAGACAGGTGGTATGTTCATTCAATCCAGTCCAGCCATCACAGACGGAGTTGTCTATATAGCGGGAACGGACTGGAACCTTCCAGCAGACTTGCTCTATGTGCCAGTCCGAATCCATTCTACTCTGAGGCAGCAATATCTTTCGAGCTTTCCGAGCCGGGATGGACGTCAGTAA
- a CDS encoding NAD(P)-dependent alcohol dehydrogenase has translation MKAIVYTKYGSPDVLQLKDVEQPTPKDAEVLIKISAASVNAYDWHFLTADIFLIRLMGGGLLKPKDSRLGADVAGRIETVGRNVKQFQPGDEVFGMVKGGFAEYASAPESALWLKPVNTSFDEAAAIPMAAITALQGLRDEGHIQAGQKVLINGASGGVGTFAVQIAKSFDTEVTAVCSTRNLEQARSIGADHVIDYTKEDFTNNGQQYDLVFAANGYHSLSDYKRALTPKGIYVMAGGTMAQIFQSMLMGSIMSETGGRKMVGVRAKQSQNDLVSIKELFEAGKVKSVIDRRYPLSEAAEALRYLGEGHARGKIVITLGNGDKT, from the coding sequence ATGAAAGCAATTGTGTACACAAAATACGGATCACCGGATGTTCTTCAGCTTAAGGATGTAGAACAACCAACGCCTAAAGATGCTGAAGTTTTGATAAAAATTAGTGCGGCATCCGTAAATGCATATGACTGGCATTTCCTGACCGCTGACATATTCTTGATTCGCTTGATGGGCGGGGGGCTGCTCAAACCTAAAGACTCGAGACTCGGTGCGGATGTGGCGGGGCGGATTGAAACGGTTGGCAGAAACGTCAAGCAGTTTCAGCCGGGAGATGAAGTGTTTGGGATGGTAAAGGGTGGTTTTGCTGAGTATGCAAGTGCGCCTGAAAGCGCATTGTGGTTGAAGCCGGTCAATACTTCGTTCGATGAAGCAGCAGCGATACCTATGGCGGCGATCACTGCCCTGCAGGGCCTGCGCGATGAGGGGCATATCCAGGCGGGGCAAAAGGTTTTGATCAATGGGGCATCAGGTGGGGTAGGGACTTTTGCGGTTCAGATTGCCAAATCGTTTGACACCGAGGTCACAGCCGTGTGCAGCACGAGGAATTTGGAGCAGGCACGCTCGATTGGGGCAGATCATGTTATTGATTACACTAAAGAGGATTTCACCAATAATGGTCAGCAGTACGATCTTGTTTTTGCGGCAAACGGGTATCATTCACTCTCAGATTATAAGCGCGCATTGACTCCCAAGGGCATTTATGTGATGGCCGGAGGTACCATGGCTCAAATCTTCCAGTCCATGCTCATGGGTTCAATAATGTCAGAAACCGGCGGCAGGAAAATGGTAGGCGTAAGAGCAAAACAAAGCCAAAACGATCTGGTTTCTATAAAAGAACTTTTTGAAGCAGGCAAAGTAAAATCCGTTATTGATCGACGGTATCCGTTAAGTGAGGCTGCTGAAGCGCTTCGGTATCTTGGAGAAGGACATGCCCGAGGGAAAATCGTAATAACTTTGGGAAATGGCGACAAAACCTAG
- a CDS encoding class I SAM-dependent methyltransferase produces MKKIDMQEKYWDSVATQKTFTHPIDMEKIRESIPADGKILDYGCGYGRTCIELKNGGFNNVVGIDISSQMISRGQSSNPGLNIQHFDGATIPFPDNSFVACTLLAVLTCVPTNAGQRQIISEINRVLIPDGVLIVSDYPFQQNAKNQERYRQFEKEFGLFGTFRLPEGAVVRHHDMLWIYELLSQFEIINEDNIDASSMNGSAVRIFQILAKKKHDG; encoded by the coding sequence ATGAAAAAAATTGATATGCAAGAAAAATATTGGGATAGTGTTGCCACTCAAAAAACTTTTACTCACCCAATTGATATGGAAAAGATTAGGGAGTCAATACCTGCTGACGGTAAAATATTGGATTATGGATGCGGATATGGGCGTACTTGCATAGAACTGAAAAATGGTGGCTTTAACAATGTTGTTGGAATTGATATCTCATCACAAATGATTTCTCGTGGTCAATCTTCAAATCCCGGCCTGAATATTCAACATTTTGATGGAGCAACAATTCCCTTTCCTGATAATTCTTTCGTTGCCTGCACTCTATTGGCTGTTCTAACTTGCGTACCTACCAACGCCGGTCAAAGACAAATAATAAGTGAGATAAATAGAGTACTGATTCCCGACGGGGTGTTAATCGTCAGCGATTATCCCTTTCAGCAAAACGCAAAAAACCAGGAGAGATACCGTCAATTCGAAAAAGAATTTGGTTTGTTTGGTACTTTTCGCCTCCCTGAAGGAGCAGTGGTTAGGCATCACGATATGCTGTGGATATATGAGCTTTTATCGCAATTTGAAATTATAAACGAAGACAACATTGATGCTTCTTCTATGAATGGAAGCGCAGTACGCATCTTTCAGATTTTGGCAAAGAAGAAACACGATGGCTAA
- a CDS encoding transposase zinc-binding domain-containing protein, with protein MRALSCKCRRFCPSCSKRKSLDLSAFLEEELFRPVPHRHWVWNIPKMLRLHFLHHRKLLPMLCRCAWDSLSIFLHEALDRRDVFPGGILVPQTFGGMANWNPHVHALITDTCWDREGNCYPMPEIDTTDIKGIEKLFADLVCKMLLEEGMISEQLVENMNSWKHSGFNVYRSKHQAKRITPLP; from the coding sequence TTGAGAGCCCTCTCCTGCAAGTGTCGCAGGTTTTGTCCTTCCTGTTCAAAAAGGAAGTCGCTGGATCTTTCAGCCTTCCTTGAGGAGGAACTCTTTAGGCCTGTTCCACACAGGCACTGGGTATGGAACATCCCGAAGATGCTGAGGCTGCACTTTCTGCATCACAGGAAACTCTTACCAATGCTCTGCAGGTGTGCCTGGGACTCTCTCTCGATATTTCTTCATGAAGCTCTTGATCGCAGGGATGTTTTTCCAGGGGGCATCCTTGTACCGCAGACCTTCGGTGGTATGGCCAATTGGAACCCCCATGTTCACGCCCTGATTACTGACACATGCTGGGATCGGGAAGGTAATTGCTACCCCATGCCTGAAATAGACACCACAGATATCAAGGGTATTGAAAAGCTCTTCGCCGATCTTGTCTGCAAGATGCTTCTTGAAGAGGGCATGATCTCAGAGCAGCTGGTGGAGAATATGAACTCCTGGAAGCACAGCGGGTTCAATGTTTATCGCAGCAAGCACCAGGCGAAGAGAATTACGCCTCTTCCATGA